The following is a genomic window from Kogia breviceps isolate mKogBre1 chromosome 4, mKogBre1 haplotype 1, whole genome shotgun sequence.
tttttttttttttaaaacctaggcTAGGTTATAACATTTAAATGgaatttagaataaaaaaaaaataaaataaaatccctcaTTCTTACCATGATATATATGACCCCACATGAAATGGCATAGCAAGCAACAGACAGCAAAGCAAAACAGTAAAGGTCTTTGCCATTATGTTCAGTGCACAGCAGGCACTAAAAAATCAAGTGAAACCAGTATGCGTTAGGGTTAATTCTGGGGAAACTAATCCTGGCTGATTAAAACTGCTGTAACCACCCAGGAGAGTAGTCCTCTAGGGTGAGAACTTTAGGAAGTTTCTAATGAAGATAGCCTAATTTCATTGCTTCCTGGAAAGAGTGTGCTTCCTAGAAATTGTGGATACATGCAATTTCAATACAGTACCAAAAATCAGATTATTACCAATACAAGTAAACAGTGTTCACTTAccagcttctttttctttcaattgcAGAAGAGCTGGCATAGGAGGATGAAGAAAATAGCAATTTTCATGTCTTTGCTTAAATTCTTCAGCAGCAACAGGATCTATACCTAAAGCAAACCAGGCAACCAACGCATCTTTTTCTTGTGAGACTTCCCCAGCATAATTAAATaactcttttttcatttcaagtTCTACTCCAAGGAAAATCAAGGTGATCTTCTCAGGCTGAGCCAAATAATCCTTTATATCTGTGTAGTTCAGCTGACAAAGCCTGACTTCCGGCTGTTGGAAACTTTCTTTATTGCCACCTAGAGTAACCAAGGGATTTAAATCTGAGAAAAGGATATAAACTGTGGCTGGATGGCTTTCTTTTGCTAACAGCCAGtcagaattatttcttttttcacttttccgGTCCAGTAGTGTCTTgctaaaataattttcacattcTTCCATTTCACTGGTTAGGAACCAAGGCTTCTTCCCACCTTTAGCATTAGCTAGTAAGTTAGTTATATGCTTATAACCCCAAAATTTAGCAATATCCAGTGCAGTCTGCCTTGATTTATTGATAATGGATCTGTCACACCTATGGatggaagcaaaaaataaaatagtaaagaaacattttcttcagtatttattacaataaaatatttccagATGTACGTGATAGCCCCTCTATTTAATCAttgcatatatttctttttgttttagcaCATAATATACTAATGGAAAGGTAAAAGGAAtcataaatgattaaaatttagagacagcagatatttaaaatttctggaagattatttataaaataaaaaaagcataCGTTTTATGTGCTATAATGAGATATTAAATTTTTACAAGGAGTTTTCTGTAGTCATAGTGGGTAGATTTACACATTCTATTTGGGagaaaaaacattaatttaacTCTCTTTGCTGTTAAGTATGAAGAGTAATTTCCCAATTAAAAacgttaaaaatttttaattagaaattatgCTATTATATAACAAGACTGTTCAATGAGTTATTTACAAGCCCAATGTTGTAAATATGgctataagaaaaattttaaagaaaatacgtAATCCAGAAATTAAACCAGACACTCCTTCAGGTGGTACAGCCTAAAATGTTTACCCTTTCTCAAGTAGAAACTGGACAACATCTGGGTGCCCATTCCTTGCAGCATACATTAAAGCAGTCCAGCCATTTTCAGAAGTTTCATTGAGAAGAGATGGAGAATGACTGAGCATTACTGTTAACCTGGCAATATCTCCTTCTGCAGCTGAATAGTGAAATTGGGATATAATTTCTTGGTTTGGACTTCTTTTTACAGAAGacatttcttccttaaaataggaaaataggaaaaaaaactcaTTTGCAATTGCTTTCTTGTATCAATGATTGAACATTATCAGGGTGCTGATATAATTAGAATATTAGTTATGGTTTCTAAAACAATATACTGTTAAAAAGGTAACTAGTAGTCAACTGTCATCACAGCATACATTTCAAAACTGTTATCAgttgagaattttaaatataattcaacATGGgggatatataaaataatgtataaagaaCTTTGGTGGAATACAGTTGAAGGGGGTGACATCATTGGGAGGGGGAATAAGGTAACAGACATTACAAAGAGGAAAGTGTATTTCAGGCAAACCAGAGGGACTTCAATATGGATCAGGGCATGAGGGGAGTTAAAGCAAGGAGACAGAAGTAAAGACAGATGTTTTCAGCAGATGCCAAGTAGTATTCTTAGAATCTGTGGTACTAGAAACAGATCTGTCCTCTCAGGGAAATTATGATCCTACTCAAAAACCCACGTTtcacatgaaaataatttattgcttTACCTTGCATAGTTAATTCTGCTAATCCATCAGGAAATTATTTTTGCtcatggtgtgaggtaggggtcatGATACATTTTATCCCAATAGATAATCCATTTGACTCAGCATCATTCTTGAATTCACTATCTTTGTCCCATTACATTGCAGTATTATCCTTTTCACAAATGAGATGACCATATATTTTGGATCTATTATTGAACACTTCTATTGGTCACTTTGTCTATCCTTGAATCACAGAAGCTTTTAAAACCATTAACTTTGTCTGCTTTGTAACTCTGTTATTTCAGTTGCCTAATTGTGGACTGAATGTGGTAGGGCACAAACtgagcttttttgtgtgtgtgggtggaaATGATTCGCATTTCAATTGTCTATAAACTTCTCAAAGTTTTTGTAAGGtatgattttttctttctatgaaaTTCTATTAAGAAAAGATTTGGGATTCTAACTAGGTTTCTACCATTCTGAGCATAAGATATTGAggctaaagagaaagaaaggttaTAATCCATAATTTTTGACAGCAGTTGTCTCTAGGGTTCTGACACTGCAATTTTGTTGATCAGTTGTGTAGTAGGAATAGCATGacagtataaaaagaaaaaagtggactTTGTGACTGTTCACCTTACCTGTTTATATCTTTCTGCTACCTATAAATAGGTCAAAACTACTCACAGgaatagaaacaaaatattgAAATTCTGTATACAACTTAAAGTAAGAGGAGTGACTTCTagattagaaaacaatttttttatttcttttgatttactCTAGAATTTACTTC
Proteins encoded in this region:
- the NUDT12 gene encoding NAD-capped RNA hydrolase NUDT12 isoform X3, translated to MVLYFWRPVLQSTCSEWAVEKEEMSSVKRSPNQEIISQFHYSAAEGDIARLTVMLSHSPSLLNETSENGWTALMYAARNGHPDVVQFLLEKGCDRSIINKSRQTALDIAKFWGYKHITNLLANAKGGKKPWFLTSEMEECENYFSKTLLDRKSEKRNNSDWLLAKESHPATVYILFSDLNPLVTLGGNKESFQQPEVRLCQLNYTDIKDYLAQPEKITLIFLGVELEMKKELFNYAGEVSQEKDALVAWFALGIDPVAAEEFKQRHENCYFLHPPMPALLQLKEKEAGVVAQARSVLAWHSRYKFCPTCGSATKIEEGGYKRVCLKEDCPSLHGVHNTSYPRVGETIEDAVRREVEEESGVKVGHVQYVSCQPWPMPSSLMIGCLAVAVSTEIKVDKNEIEDARWFTREQVVDVLTKGKQQAFFVPPSRAIAHQLIKHWIGMNPNL
- the NUDT12 gene encoding NAD-capped RNA hydrolase NUDT12 isoform X1; its protein translation is MVLYFWRPVLQSTCSEWAVEKEEMSSVKRSPNQEIISQFHYSAAEGDIARLTVMLSHSPSLLNETSENGWTALMYAARNGHPDVVQFLLEKGCDRSIINKSRQTALDIAKFWGYKHITNLLANAKGGKKPWFLTSEMEECENYFSKTLLDRKSEKRNNSDWLLAKESHPATVYILFSDLNPLVTLGGNKESFQQPEVRLCQLNYTDIKDYLAQPEKITLIFLGVELEMKKELFNYAGEVSQEKDALVAWFALGIDPVAAEEFKQRHENCYFLHPPMPALLQLKEKEAGVVAQARSVLAWHSRYKFCPTCGSATKIEEGGYKRVCLKEDCPSLHGVHNTSYPRVDPVVIMQVIHPDGTKCLLGRQKRFPPGMFTCLAGFIEPGETIEDAVRREVEEESGVKVGHVQYVSCQPWPMPSSLMIGCLAVAVSTEIKVDKNEIEDARWFTREQVVDVLTKGKQQAFFVPPSRAIAHQLIKHWIGMNPNL
- the NUDT12 gene encoding NAD-capped RNA hydrolase NUDT12 isoform X2; the encoded protein is MSSVKRSPNQEIISQFHYSAAEGDIARLTVMLSHSPSLLNETSENGWTALMYAARNGHPDVVQFLLEKGCDRSIINKSRQTALDIAKFWGYKHITNLLANAKGGKKPWFLTSEMEECENYFSKTLLDRKSEKRNNSDWLLAKESHPATVYILFSDLNPLVTLGGNKESFQQPEVRLCQLNYTDIKDYLAQPEKITLIFLGVELEMKKELFNYAGEVSQEKDALVAWFALGIDPVAAEEFKQRHENCYFLHPPMPALLQLKEKEAGVVAQARSVLAWHSRYKFCPTCGSATKIEEGGYKRVCLKEDCPSLHGVHNTSYPRVDPVVIMQVIHPDGTKCLLGRQKRFPPGMFTCLAGFIEPGETIEDAVRREVEEESGVKVGHVQYVSCQPWPMPSSLMIGCLAVAVSTEIKVDKNEIEDARWFTREQVVDVLTKGKQQAFFVPPSRAIAHQLIKHWIGMNPNL
- the NUDT12 gene encoding NAD-capped RNA hydrolase NUDT12 isoform X4 is translated as MSSVKRSPNQEIISQFHYSAAEGDIARLTVMLSHSPSLLNETSENGWTALMYAARNGHPDVVQFLLEKGCDRSIINKSRQTALDIAKFWGYKHITNLLANAKGGKKPWFLTSEMEECENYFSKTLLDRKSEKRNNSDWLLAKESHPATVYILFSDLNPLVTLGGNKESFQQPEVRLCQLNYTDIKDYLAQPEKITLIFLGVELEMKKELFNYAGEVSQEKDALVAWFALGIDPVAAEEFKQRHENCYFLHPPMPALLQLKEKEAGVVAQARSVLAWHSRYKFCPTCGSATKIEEGGYKRVCLKEDCPSLHGVHNTSYPRVGETIEDAVRREVEEESGVKVGHVQYVSCQPWPMPSSLMIGCLAVAVSTEIKVDKNEIEDARWFTREQVVDVLTKGKQQAFFVPPSRAIAHQLIKHWIGMNPNL